A region from the Aquila chrysaetos chrysaetos chromosome 15, bAquChr1.4, whole genome shotgun sequence genome encodes:
- the LOC115351396 gene encoding uncharacterized protein LOC115351396, giving the protein MSPWACDIGAPAGIKGAAPRGGEHLGENLGAARQEFGDDSPTTCPVSTVQRKAPTGERERGQSSFVDPARAPGTAGMGELLPSPSVPGARNTSCYGVRSRGKMVPGCSSSSWDCVVARCLEKNSQELQQLERQVAQMKEHFQMAKREAAASLEVAQKLPFPAHGSLRRRPLASQREQWSEVAEALQEQALINELLRNKLQHLLERQAGLQEPTAFRGKTAQADMAGESLLQELVAARLEEQLASRRHKVTSWLRRFLLFLAFLQIAILILVLLKRDILSGVLTDAFGSCPVRSRFS; this is encoded by the exons ATGTCACCTTGGGCCTGTGACATCGGCGCCCCGGCGGGTATAAAAGGGGCTGCTCCCAGAGGGGGGGAGCATTTGGGGGAGAACCTCGGTGCTGCTAGGCAGGAGTTTGGAGACGACTCGCCAACAACCTGTCCTGTGTCCACCGTGCAGCGGAAGGCCCCGACGGGGGAGAGAGAGCGAGGGCAGAGTAGCTTCGTGGACCCCGCACGGGCGCCCGGcacagcagggatgggggagctccttccctccccatcagTCCCTGGTGCCCGCAACACCTCCTGCTATGGTGTCCGCAGCAGGGGGAAGATGGTGCCTGGGTGCAGCTCGTCTTCTTGGGACTGCGTCGTGGCACGCTGTTTGGAAAAGaacagccaggagctgcagcagctggagaggcagGTGGCCCAGATGAAG GAGCACTTTCAAATGGCAAAGAGGGAGGCAGCCGCAAGCCTGGAAGTGGCGCAGAAGTTACCCTTTCCGGCGCATGGCTCCCTGCGACGTCGCCCGCTGGCTTCGCAGAGGGAGCAGTGGTCGGAGGTGGCAGAAGCTCTTCAGGAGCAGGCTCTGATCAATGAG ctgctcaggaACAAGCTCCAGCACCTGCTGGAGAGACAGGCAGGTCTCCAAGAGCCAACAGCTTT CAGGGGGAAGACGGCGCAGGCAGACATGGCAGGCGAGagcctgctgcaggagctggtggctGCGCGGCTG GAGGAGCAGCTGGCGTCAAGGAGGCATAAGGTCACTTCTTGGCTGCG GagatttcttctgttcctcGCCTTCCTGCAGATCGCCATCCTCATCTTGGTCCTCCTGAAGAGGGACATCCTCAGTGGAGTGCTGACAGACGCCTTTGGGAGCTGCCCAGTGAGGTCCCGGTTCTcttga